Proteins co-encoded in one Montipora capricornis isolate CH-2021 chromosome 12, ASM3666992v2, whole genome shotgun sequence genomic window:
- the LOC138025992 gene encoding T-complex protein 1 subunit delta-like, whose protein sequence is MPEAPAKRNSASPGSGNKQGAFKDKDKPTEIRMSNITAAKAVSDAIRTSLGPKGMDKMIQSGNGDVTITNDGATILKQMQVLHPAARMLVELSKAQDIEAGDGTTTVVVIAGSLLSASAKLLEKGIHPTTISESFEKAAAKAVEILTAMSTPVALSDRESLLKSAMTSLSSKVVSQYSNLLAPITVDAVLRVIDPSTADNVNLKDIRVVQKLGGTVDDTELIEGLVLEQKISHLAGGISQVEKAKIGLIQFCISPPKTDMENQVVVSDYTQMDRVLREERQYILEICKKIKKAGCNVLLIQKSILRDAVSDLALHFLNKMKILVVRDIERDEIEFICKSLGCKPIASLDHFTPEMMATAELVEEVPLGTSKVVKVTGITTPGQTVSILVRGSNKLVLEEAERSLHDALCVVRCLVKKRALIAGGGAPEIEVSIKLAEYARTLTGMEAYCVRAFAEALEIIPYTLAENAGLNPIATVTELRNRHAKRETTAGINVRKGTITNILEENVLQPLLVSTSAIQLASETVRSILKIDDIVNTR, encoded by the exons ATGCCTGAGGCCCCAGCAAAGAGAAATAGCGCCAGTCCTGGGAGTGGAAATAAGCAGGGCGCTTTTAAAGACAAAGATAAACCAACCGAGATTCGCATGAGTAACATTACTGCTGCAAAAG CTGTTTCGGATGCCATACGTACAAGTCTTGGACCAAAAGGAATGGACAAAATG ATCCAAAGTGGAAATGGTGACGTAACTATTACCAATGATGGAGCAACAATTTTGAAACAGATGCAAGTGCTGCATCCAGCAGCAAGAATG CTTGTAGAACTCTCTAAAGCCCAGGATATCGAGGCAGGAGATGGTACCACAACCGTTGTTGTCATTGCTGGAAGCTTACTAAGTGCCAGTGCCAAGCTTCTAGAAAAAG GAATTCACCCCACAACAATTTCGGAGTCCTTTGAGAAAGCAGCTGCCAAAGCAGTTGAAATACTTACAGCTATGTCTACTCCAGTTGCCCTCAGTGATCGTGAATCATTGCTTAAAAGTGCAATGACATCATTGAGTTCCAAG GTTGTCTCACAGTACTCCAATCTACTGGCTCCAATTACCGTTGATGCTGTTCTCAGAGTCATTGATCCTTCAACAGCTGATAATGTTAATCTGAAAGATATTAGAGTTGTACAAAAGTTAGG GGGAACTGTTGATGACACAGAGCTCATTGAGGGTCTTGTTCTAGAACAAAAGATTAGCCATCTAGCTGGAGGCATATCTCAAGTAGAAAAAGCCAAGATTGGGCTCATCCAGTTCTGTATATCACCTCCAAAAACAGAT ATGGAAAACCAAGTTGTAGTTAGTGATTACACACAGATGGATAGAGTTCTAAGAGAAGAGCGTCAGTATATTCTTGAAATctgcaagaaaattaaaaaggcTGGTTGTAATGTTTTGCTGATTCAAAAGTCTATTTTAAG GGATGCTGTTAGTGATTTAGCTCTCCACTTCTTGAACAAAATGAAGATACTTGTTGTCAGAGACATTGAAAGAGATGAAATTGAATTCATTTGCAAG AGCTTAGGTTGCAAACCCATAGCCAGTTTAGATCACTTTACTCCTGAGATGATGGCAACAGCAGAACTCGTAGAGGAAGTTCCACTCGGAACAAGCAAAGTAGTGAAGGTGACAGGCATAACCACTCCTGGCCAAACCGTCAGTATCCTTGTTCGAGGATCCAACAAACTTGTCTTGGAGGAAGCTGAGAGATCGCTTCATGATGCTTTGTGTGTCGTCAGATGCTTGGTTAAAAAGag AGCTCTGATTGCTGGTGGTGGAGCTCCAGAAATTGAGGTGTCAATCAAACTGGCTGAGTATGCACGCACTTTGACAGGAATGGAAGCATATTGTGTTCGTGCATTTGCTGAAGCCTTGGAAATCATTCCTTACACCCTCGCTGAAAATGCTGGTCTGAATCCGATTGCCACTGTCACTGAGTTACGAAATAGACATGCCAAAAGGGAGACAACAGCTGGGATAAATGTGCGAAAG GGCACCATCACTAATATTTTGGAAGAGAATGTGTTGCAGCCATTATTGGTTTCCACCAGTGCTATTCAGCTGGCATCGGAAACTGTCCGCAGCATTCTCAAAATCGATGATATT GTAAATACAAGATGA
- the LOC138025995 gene encoding uncharacterized protein, which yields MNVEFKMSMNQQKDEKPLDALPILDTLPEEEEEREEPSFIRKLDFNFDPDCVTCKFISASVCYGSGVLVLSSLKQIPPSKLAAKVMSGLFGVGLFAVGTLRLFVPGNDPNAPLFVGKKNESVDHDRSS from the exons ATGAACGTGGAATTCAAAATGTCTATGAACCAGCAGAAAGACGAGAAGCCGCTCGATGCTTTGCCAATTTTAGATACTTTACCGGAAGAAGAG GAAGAGAGAGAGGAACCATCCTTTATAAGGAAACTTGACTTTAATTTCGATCCTGATTGTGTAACATGCAAATTTATCAGTGCCTCAGTTTGCTATGGCTCTGGAGTGCTTGTCTTATCCTCTCTTAAACAGATCCCACCTTCAAAGCTTGCAGCCAAAGTTATGTCAGGACTCTTTGGAGTTG GGCTTTTTGCTGTTGGCACATTGAGACTGTTTGTTCCTGGAAATGATCCTAATGCTCCTCTTTTTGTAGGAAAGAAAAATGAGAGTGTAGACCATGACAGAAGCAGTTGA
- the LOC138026338 gene encoding TNF receptor-associated factor 6-like produces the protein MAAASGGVSRAVPSGYEYDFVSDVDDDYICQICQLPLKQAILTRCGHRFCKECLDEYFRRKREPECPCDREKLDKNKDIFPDKATERRIRSYIVKCPCAGCQWTGELCDVEAHEENCLHKIIECPSHNCDTKLARGSVDKHLRTSCRWRIVRCPYCSESHPKSEENLHNEVCPMYPITCACHKIIPRLQMPDHLEAECILTQLSCPYLELGCNTKVERRDMQGHLRDQTSSHLSLACKKLVDLHKEFDDQKRKFTKQIDDLKKDNESLVLKLAAQEKELLVKANVVSPTFVWKISPFSEMLRQAKLGRNNKIDSSPFYTAAYGYKLKLSVNPNGDGSGKNTHLSVFVIVMKGEYDGLLPWPFNQKVTFNLIDQQDRLDQRENIVMHFRANTKLENFARPESDENPGRGYARFISHEKLKTRRFIVDDTLFIQVDVEPLSL, from the exons ATGGCCGCTGCTAGTGGCGGCGTATCGAGAGCTGTTCCTTCGGGTTACGAATATGACTTTGTATCCGATGTAGACGACGATTACATCTGTCAGATATGTCAATTACcgctcaaacaagctattcttACGAGATGTGGTCACAGATTTTGCAAGGAATGTCTTGATGAGTACTTTAGGAG GAAACGAGAGCCTGAATGTCCTTGTGACAGAGAAAAGCTTGACAAAAACAAG GACATTTTCCCCGACAAAGCTACTGAAAGAAGGATTCGGTCATACATTGTCAAATGCCCTTGTGCTGGATGTCAGTGGACTGGGGAACTTTGTGACGTTGAG GCCCATGAAGAGAACTGTCTGCATAAAATTATTGAATGTCCAAGCCATAATTGCGATACCAAACTTGCCAGGGGATCAGTTGACAAACATTTGAGGACTTCTTGTCGTTGGAGAATTGTCCGTTGTCCATACTGCAGCGAAAGCCATCCAAAGTCAGAGGAAAAT TTACACAATGAGGTCTGTCCCATGTATCCTATAACTTGTGCATGTCACAAAATTATTCCAAGATTGCAG ATGCCAGATCATTTAGAAGCAGAGTGTATCCTAACACAACTTTCCTGTCCTTATCTTGAACTTGGCTGCAACACCAAG GTTGAAAGACGAGATATGCAAGGGCATCTCCGTGATCAGACTTCATCACATCTGAGTTTAGCATGCAAAAAACTCGTCGATCTTCACAAGGAATTTGATGACCAAAAAAGAAAGTTCACGAAACAAATTGATGATCTGAAGAAAGATAACGAGAGCCTTGTTCTCAAGCTCGCAGCACAAGAGAAGGAATTATTAGTAAAAGCAAACGTCGTATCCCCGACATTTGTATGGAAAATTAGCCCATTCAGTGAAATGCTACGACAAGCTAAACTTGGAAGAAACAATAAAATCGACAGCTCGCCATTCTATACTGCAGCGTATGGATACAAACTCAAACTCTCTGTGAATCCTAACGGAGATGGATCAGGGAAGAACACGCATTTATCTgtgtttgttattgttatgaagGGTGAATACGACGGATTGTTACCCTGGCCCTTCAACCAAAAAGTCACATTTAATCTTATTGACCAGCAAGATCGCTTAGATCAACGCGAGAACATTGTAATGCACTTCAGAGCTAACACTAAACTCGAGAATTTCGCTAGGCCGGAATCGGATGAGAATCCTGGGCGTGGCTATGCTAGATTCATATCACATGAGAAGCTCAAGACAAGACGCTTTATTGTAGATGATACTCTGTTTATTCAAGTTGACGTGGAGCCATTATCATTATAA